One Sphaerisporangium krabiense DNA segment encodes these proteins:
- a CDS encoding leucyl aminopeptidase: MRTGRAGLASAYVTTVRLNALDSGSVDTDALVVGISTSPAGPRPAPGADGVDAALSGGLAATLGALGFTGKAGEIAKIPTFGALPAAVVVAAGLGEAPEGDSYDLEVLRRAAGAAVRSLAGTPRVALALPAATPEQAEAVALGGLLGAYDFVKYRTAEEQKAPVGELTVLSGADGGEEAVARAATLAESVALVRDLVNTPPSDLPPARFAEIAEESAAKAGLSVEVLDETALKEGGYGGIVGVGQGSVNPPRLVRLGYTHPEAATTLAFIGKGITFDSGGLSLKPSASMAWMKSDMGGAGAVFGALLAIARLGLRVNVVGYLCLAENMPSGSAQRPSDVLTTYSGRTVEVLDTDAEGRLVLVDGIARAGEDSPDIIVDVATLTGGQIVALGWRTSGVMASDDELREQVVEVAAGQGEAAWGMPLPEELRKGLDSPIADIANLNPERSGSMLAAGIFLREFVPDGTRWAHIDIAGPAFNKEAPYGYIPKGGTGYVTRTLVALAERHQADGGA; the protein is encoded by the coding sequence ATGCGTACGGGGCGTGCAGGACTAGCATCGGCCTACGTGACGACAGTGCGACTTAACGCCCTTGACTCGGGGTCGGTGGACACCGACGCCCTCGTAGTCGGTATCAGCACCTCCCCCGCGGGCCCCCGCCCCGCGCCGGGCGCGGACGGCGTCGACGCCGCGCTCTCGGGTGGCCTCGCGGCGACGCTCGGAGCCCTCGGCTTCACCGGCAAGGCCGGCGAGATCGCCAAGATCCCGACGTTCGGCGCCCTGCCCGCCGCCGTGGTCGTCGCGGCCGGCCTCGGCGAGGCCCCCGAGGGCGACTCCTACGACCTGGAGGTCCTGCGCCGCGCCGCGGGCGCCGCCGTCCGCTCGCTGGCCGGCACGCCGCGCGTCGCGCTCGCGCTGCCCGCCGCGACGCCGGAGCAGGCCGAGGCCGTGGCGCTCGGCGGCCTGCTCGGCGCCTACGACTTCGTGAAATACCGCACCGCCGAGGAGCAGAAGGCCCCGGTCGGCGAGCTCACCGTGCTGAGCGGCGCGGACGGCGGCGAGGAGGCCGTCGCCAGGGCCGCCACGCTCGCCGAGTCCGTCGCGCTGGTCCGCGACCTGGTCAACACCCCGCCGTCCGACCTCCCGCCGGCCCGCTTCGCCGAGATCGCCGAGGAGAGCGCGGCCAAGGCGGGCCTCTCGGTGGAGGTGCTGGACGAGACCGCGCTCAAGGAGGGCGGCTACGGCGGCATCGTCGGCGTCGGCCAGGGCTCGGTCAACCCGCCCCGCCTGGTGCGCCTCGGCTACACCCACCCCGAGGCCGCCACGACCCTCGCCTTCATCGGCAAGGGCATCACCTTCGACTCCGGCGGCCTGTCGCTCAAGCCGTCCGCCTCCATGGCGTGGATGAAGTCGGACATGGGCGGCGCGGGCGCGGTGTTCGGCGCGCTGCTCGCCATCGCCAGGCTCGGCCTGCGCGTCAACGTCGTCGGCTACCTGTGCCTGGCCGAGAACATGCCAAGCGGCAGCGCCCAGCGCCCCTCCGACGTCCTCACCACCTACTCGGGCAGGACCGTCGAGGTGCTCGACACCGACGCCGAGGGCCGCCTGGTCCTCGTGGACGGCATCGCCCGCGCCGGCGAGGACTCCCCCGACATCATCGTCGACGTCGCCACGCTCACCGGCGGGCAGATCGTCGCGCTCGGCTGGCGCACCTCCGGCGTCATGGCCTCCGACGACGAGCTGCGCGAGCAGGTCGTCGAGGTGGCCGCCGGCCAGGGCGAGGCCGCCTGGGGCATGCCCCTGCCCGAGGAGCTGCGCAAGGGCCTGGACTCCCCGATCGCCGACATCGCCAACCTCAACCCCGAGCGCTCGGGCAGCATGCTCGCCGCGGGCATCTTCCTGCGCGAGTTCGTGCCGGACGGCACGCGCTGGGCGCACATCGACATCGCCGGGCCCGCCTTCAACAAGGAGGCCCCCTATGGCTACATCCCCAAGGGCGGCACGGGATACGTCACCCGCACCCTCGTCGCGCTGGCCGAACGCCACCAGGCCGACGGCGGGGCATGA
- a CDS encoding GntR family transcriptional regulator — MASTMLLTLDLNDPRPLHEQVASAVRQAVASGVVTPGQRLPSARQLAAALGVNANTVLRALRDLRDEGVLEFRRGRGVSVLRPPDGRELVMRRTRELLEEARLYGLDPEEVIEMIRASS; from the coding sequence GTGGCTAGCACCATGTTGCTCACCCTGGACCTGAACGACCCCCGGCCCCTGCACGAGCAGGTCGCCTCGGCGGTCAGGCAGGCCGTCGCCTCGGGCGTCGTCACCCCCGGGCAGCGCCTGCCGTCGGCGCGCCAGCTCGCCGCCGCGCTCGGCGTCAACGCCAACACGGTGCTGCGCGCGCTGCGCGACCTGCGCGACGAGGGGGTGCTGGAGTTCCGCCGCGGCCGGGGCGTCTCCGTCCTGCGCCCCCCCGACGGCCGCGAACTCGTCATGCGAAGGACGCGGGAACTGCTGGAGGAGGCGCGGCTGTACGGCCTCGACCCCGAGGAGGTCATCGAAATGATCAGGGCGTCGTCATGA
- a CDS encoding DUF1648 domain-containing protein, producing MNGRPWLARVAAGWAALVTVVLVAVPLALRGRLPDPLATHWDVSGSPDGAMSFWAWFAMEAALWALLVACAARGVLRAGAVARGAAAATRGRAAGALFAGGGVFLLAQQWATLAANLGNPDWRDAAPLGWRAVLVPAAAIAAGALGVLVASAGAGEAEPEPPARPAVPVPLRRGQRAVWVSSARNTGAAIGGVAALAAALVLVLTRTTLGPSGLESAAIGLTIAGLALLAASTVGVSVGEEGMVISFGPFGRLRRRVPLGRIQSARVEVKGPFETGGWGFRGLPGMATIMIRGGECLVVRYHSGGELAVTVDDAHRGAALINALVARSGVR from the coding sequence ATGAACGGGCGTCCGTGGCTCGCCCGCGTCGCCGCCGGATGGGCGGCCCTCGTCACCGTGGTCCTGGTGGCCGTCCCCCTCGCGCTGAGAGGCCGGCTGCCCGACCCGCTCGCCACCCACTGGGACGTGTCCGGCTCGCCGGACGGCGCGATGTCCTTCTGGGCGTGGTTCGCCATGGAGGCCGCCCTGTGGGCGCTGCTCGTGGCCTGCGCCGCCCGCGGCGTCCTGCGCGCCGGCGCCGTGGCGAGGGGCGCGGCGGCGGCCACCCGCGGCCGCGCGGCCGGGGCCCTGTTCGCGGGCGGCGGGGTGTTCCTGCTGGCCCAGCAGTGGGCGACGCTCGCCGCCAACCTCGGGAACCCGGACTGGCGCGACGCGGCGCCGCTCGGCTGGCGCGCCGTCCTGGTGCCCGCCGCCGCGATCGCCGCCGGCGCGCTCGGCGTGCTGGTCGCCTCGGCGGGCGCCGGAGAGGCGGAGCCCGAGCCGCCCGCGCGGCCCGCCGTTCCCGTGCCCCTGAGGAGAGGGCAGCGCGCGGTGTGGGTGTCCTCGGCCAGGAACACCGGCGCGGCGATCGGCGGCGTCGCGGCGCTGGCCGCGGCCCTGGTGCTCGTCCTCACGCGCACGACGCTCGGGCCGAGCGGCCTGGAGAGCGCCGCGATCGGGCTGACGATCGCCGGGCTGGCGCTGCTGGCGGCGTCCACGGTCGGGGTGAGCGTCGGAGAGGAGGGCATGGTGATCTCGTTCGGCCCGTTCGGCCGCCTCCGGCGCAGGGTGCCGCTCGGCAGGATCCAGAGCGCCCGCGTGGAGGTGAAGGGCCCGTTCGAGACCGGCGGCTGGGGCTTCCGCGGCCTGCCCGGCATGGCGACGATCATGATCAGGGGCGGGGAGTGCCTGGTCGTCCGCTACCACTCGGGCGGCGAGCTGGCCGTGACCGTCGACGACGCCCATCGCGGGGCCGCGCTGATCAACGCCCTCGTCGCGAGGAGCGGCGTCCGATGA
- a CDS encoding CPBP family intramembrane glutamic endopeptidase — translation MSRRPGDLAVFLLVAYGLSWLAALPLWITGRSGLTTVTGFVMMFTPALAVLAVWRLRHRDIPFREWARGTGLTLGPARGRGLRFVLVGWGGTALLVLLALGVSVATGLLSVDLSGLSLLRRELASATGGTPLPLDPRTLAVIQVVQGLVIGPVLNAIPSLGEEYGWRGWLLPRLMPLGAVRALVLSGVIWGLWHAPLTLRGYNYAQLGPWAAPVFVVFCVLFGIFLGVLRLRSDSVWPAVAGHATLNALAGLPLLLGDAARPPDLLLAGITGVVGWALLAVVAVVAVVLLRRRPALAAPVPPRA, via the coding sequence ATGAGCCGCCGTCCCGGCGACCTCGCCGTCTTCCTGCTCGTCGCCTACGGCCTGTCGTGGCTGGCCGCGCTGCCGTTGTGGATCACGGGCCGGTCCGGGCTGACCACGGTCACCGGCTTCGTCATGATGTTCACCCCGGCGCTGGCCGTGCTCGCCGTGTGGCGCCTTCGCCATCGCGACATCCCGTTCCGCGAGTGGGCCCGCGGGACGGGGCTCACGCTCGGGCCGGCACGCGGGCGTGGCCTGCGGTTCGTCCTGGTCGGCTGGGGCGGCACCGCGCTGCTGGTCCTGCTCGCGCTGGGCGTCAGCGTCGCGACCGGGCTGCTCAGCGTGGACCTGTCCGGCCTGAGCCTCCTGCGGCGCGAGCTGGCCTCGGCCACCGGCGGGACGCCCCTGCCGCTGGATCCGCGGACGCTCGCGGTGATCCAGGTCGTCCAAGGGCTGGTCATCGGGCCGGTGCTCAACGCGATCCCGTCCCTGGGCGAGGAGTACGGCTGGCGCGGCTGGCTGCTGCCCAGGCTGATGCCCCTCGGCGCCGTCCGCGCGCTGGTCCTCTCCGGCGTGATCTGGGGACTGTGGCACGCGCCGCTCACCCTGCGCGGCTACAACTACGCCCAGCTCGGGCCGTGGGCCGCCCCGGTGTTCGTCGTCTTCTGCGTGCTGTTCGGGATCTTCCTCGGCGTGCTGCGCCTGCGGTCGGACAGTGTCTGGCCCGCGGTGGCCGGGCACGCCACGCTGAACGCCCTGGCCGGGCTGCCCCTGCTGCTGGGGGACGCGGCGCGCCCGCCGGACCTGCTGCTCGCGGGGATCACCGGCGTGGTCGGCTGGGCGCTGCTCGCGGTCGTGGCGGTCGTGGCGGTCGTCCTCCTGCGCCGGCGGCCGGCCCTTGCCGCGCCGGTGCCTCCCCGGGCGTGA
- a CDS encoding adenosylcobinamide-GDP ribazoletransferase, whose protein sequence is MSAPFVPEPIAAGLRLAVGTLSIWPAGLPRADRETAGWAMTLAPLVGLLLGLAAGAVMTLAGLLVSPLLAAVAGVAALAALTRGLHLDGLADLADGLGSGRPAAQALEIMKRSDIGPFGVVTLVLTALAQVAAAAEAGPAALVLAGTAGRLAVTWACVAGVPAARPGGLGAMVAGTVRRTSAIYASAAVAAAALAIGLVAEHPVIYLVAAAAGLGAAWAVLAHAIRRLGGITGDVLGALVEVSATIALVVCAAAP, encoded by the coding sequence ATGTCCGCACCCTTCGTCCCGGAGCCGATCGCCGCGGGGCTGCGCCTGGCCGTCGGCACCCTGAGCATCTGGCCGGCGGGGCTGCCGCGCGCCGACCGGGAGACGGCCGGGTGGGCCATGACGCTCGCGCCGCTGGTCGGCCTGCTCCTCGGGCTCGCGGCCGGGGCGGTGATGACGCTCGCGGGGCTGCTGGTCTCGCCGCTGCTCGCCGCCGTCGCCGGGGTCGCCGCGCTGGCCGCGCTGACCCGCGGCCTGCACCTGGACGGCCTGGCCGACCTCGCCGACGGGCTCGGCAGCGGGCGGCCCGCCGCGCAGGCGCTGGAGATCATGAAGCGCTCGGACATCGGGCCGTTCGGCGTGGTCACGCTCGTGCTCACCGCGCTGGCGCAGGTCGCCGCCGCGGCCGAGGCCGGCCCCGCGGCGCTGGTGCTGGCCGGGACGGCCGGGCGGCTGGCGGTGACGTGGGCCTGCGTGGCGGGCGTCCCCGCGGCGCGGCCGGGCGGCCTCGGGGCGATGGTCGCCGGGACCGTGCGGCGGACCTCGGCGATCTACGCGTCCGCCGCCGTGGCGGCGGCGGCCCTGGCGATCGGCCTGGTGGCGGAGCACCCGGTGATCTACCTGGTGGCCGCCGCGGCGGGGCTCGGCGCGGCCTGGGCGGTGCTGGCGCACGCGATCCGGCGGCTCGGCGGGATCACCGGCGACGTGCTCGGGGCCCTGGTCGAGGTGAGCGCCACGATCGCGCTGGTCGTCTGCGCCGCCGCGCCCTGA
- a CDS encoding bifunctional adenosylcobinamide kinase/adenosylcobinamide-phosphate guanylyltransferase, producing the protein MRGLVKVLLSGTAGPYGWPEPGCGCASCGRLPAGHRLPTAVVLDDVVRLAPPAGLALAPPATLPKGYRMTVTPDGYAVSGPDRSRVLHAAPPGGRAGEPSPSWAEDAYDLVLIDLLDRPQRLGDLRRRGLVTDRTRVVAVGLDHRAPSEAELSRRLAFWGAEVVADGTTLDTRRPAPARAPAPKRVLVLGGARSGKSEEAETRLIAEPDVTYVATGPTGRLDEDWLARVRAHRDRRPPYWATIETTELEALLRSESGPLLIDGIGTWLAAVFDACGAWDDPAHDRPRGRKPGRFGTALDAVAARCEELVAAWRRTRAQVVAVSDEVGLSVVPATAAGRVFRDALGRLNRGLAEESEEALLVVAGRVLPLPI; encoded by the coding sequence GTGCGGGGCCTGGTGAAGGTCCTGCTGTCCGGCACGGCCGGTCCCTACGGCTGGCCCGAGCCCGGCTGCGGCTGCGCCTCCTGCGGCCGCCTGCCCGCCGGGCACCGCCTGCCCACGGCCGTGGTGCTGGACGACGTGGTGCGCCTCGCGCCGCCCGCCGGGCTCGCCCTCGCCCCGCCGGCCACGCTCCCCAAGGGCTACCGCATGACCGTCACCCCGGACGGCTACGCGGTCAGCGGCCCCGACCGCAGCCGGGTGCTGCACGCGGCGCCGCCCGGCGGGCGCGCGGGCGAGCCCTCGCCGAGCTGGGCGGAGGACGCCTACGACCTGGTGCTCATCGACCTGCTCGACCGTCCGCAGCGCCTCGGCGACCTGCGCCGCCGCGGCCTGGTGACGGACAGGACGCGGGTCGTCGCCGTCGGCCTGGACCACCGGGCGCCCTCGGAGGCCGAGCTGTCCAGACGCCTGGCGTTCTGGGGCGCCGAGGTCGTCGCCGACGGCACGACGCTGGACACCAGGCGGCCCGCGCCCGCCCGCGCCCCCGCGCCCAAGCGCGTGCTGGTGCTCGGCGGCGCGCGCTCGGGCAAGTCGGAGGAGGCGGAGACCCGGCTGATCGCCGAGCCCGACGTGACCTACGTGGCCACCGGGCCCACGGGCAGGCTCGACGAGGACTGGCTGGCCCGGGTGCGCGCCCACCGGGACCGGCGCCCGCCGTACTGGGCGACCATCGAGACCACCGAGCTGGAGGCCCTGCTCAGGTCGGAGTCGGGGCCGCTGCTCATCGACGGGATCGGCACCTGGCTGGCCGCCGTCTTCGACGCCTGCGGCGCCTGGGACGACCCCGCGCACGACCGTCCGCGCGGGCGCAAGCCGGGACGGTTCGGCACGGCGCTGGACGCGGTGGCGGCCCGCTGCGAGGAGCTGGTGGCGGCGTGGCGGCGGACCCGGGCGCAGGTGGTGGCGGTCAGCGACGAGGTGGGGCTGAGCGTGGTGCCCGCGACCGCCGCCGGGCGGGTGTTCCGCGACGCGCTCGGCCGGCTCAACCGGGGGCTGGCCGAGGAGTCGGAGGAGGCCCTGCTGGTCGTGGCCGGCCGCGTCCTTCCCCTGCCGATCTGA
- a CDS encoding aldo/keto reductase family protein — protein MQFRHLGRSGLKVSEISYGNWITHGSQVEEDAATACVRAALDEGITTFDTADVYAATKAEEVLGRALAGVRRESLEIFTKVYWPTGAGPNDRGLSRKHITESINGSLRRLGTDYVDLYQAHRYDHETPLEETLKTFDDLVRQGKVLYVGVSEWTADQIAAALKIAGEMGFDRLVSNQPQYSMLWRVIEAEVVPLCEKEGVGQIVWSPIAQGVLTGKYLPGHAPPAGSRATDPTGSSFIGRMLGDDVLTRVQELKPIAADLGLSMAQLAVAWVLQNPNVSSAIIGASRPEQVRENVRASGVRLDAEVLEKIDDLLGPVVERDPARTESPATRP, from the coding sequence ATGCAATTTCGCCATCTCGGCCGCAGCGGTCTGAAGGTCAGTGAGATCAGCTACGGCAACTGGATCACCCACGGATCCCAGGTCGAGGAGGACGCCGCCACGGCGTGCGTCCGCGCGGCGCTGGACGAGGGGATCACCACGTTCGACACCGCCGACGTGTACGCGGCCACCAAGGCCGAGGAGGTGCTCGGCCGCGCCCTGGCGGGGGTGCGGCGCGAGTCCCTGGAGATCTTCACCAAGGTCTACTGGCCGACGGGCGCCGGCCCGAACGACCGGGGCCTGTCCCGCAAGCACATCACCGAGAGCATCAACGGCTCGCTGCGGCGGCTCGGCACCGACTACGTGGACCTGTACCAGGCGCACCGCTACGACCACGAGACCCCGCTCGAAGAGACGTTGAAGACCTTCGACGACCTGGTGCGCCAGGGCAAGGTGCTCTACGTCGGCGTGAGCGAGTGGACCGCGGACCAGATCGCCGCCGCGCTGAAGATCGCCGGCGAGATGGGCTTCGACCGGCTGGTGTCCAACCAGCCGCAGTACTCGATGCTCTGGCGCGTCATCGAGGCCGAGGTCGTGCCGCTGTGCGAGAAGGAGGGCGTCGGCCAGATCGTCTGGTCGCCCATCGCGCAGGGCGTGCTGACCGGCAAGTACCTGCCCGGCCACGCCCCTCCCGCGGGCTCGCGGGCCACCGACCCGACGGGCTCGTCGTTCATCGGCCGCATGCTCGGCGACGACGTGCTGACCCGCGTGCAGGAGCTCAAGCCGATCGCCGCCGATCTCGGCCTGTCCATGGCCCAGCTCGCGGTGGCGTGGGTGCTGCAGAACCCGAACGTCTCCTCGGCCATCATCGGGGCCAGCAGGCCCGAGCAGGTGCGCGAGAACGTCAGGGCCTCGGGGGTGCGCCTGGACGCCGAGGTGCTGGAGAAGATCGACGACCTGCTGGGGCCCGTCGTGGAGCGGGATCCGGCCAGAACAGAAAGCCCGGCGACGCGTCCGTAA
- a CDS encoding DUF3043 domain-containing protein, producing the protein MFRRRTEAPADASAPAPEETQGKTAGKGRPTPKRREAQGRRRSPVTAPTNRKEAYRQARERQTAERARAREGMLRGDDRYLPVRDRGQARKFARDWVDSRRTVSQYFLPVSLLLLVVLWTIPMLGGQTGMLLYSYAITILWPAMIVVVALSGFWVARRVKKEAGEKFPGESLKGVGFYAAMRAMQIRRLRFPPPTLLPGGRPVPPKK; encoded by the coding sequence GTGTTCCGACGTCGTACCGAGGCTCCCGCGGACGCCTCCGCCCCCGCGCCCGAAGAGACGCAGGGGAAGACCGCGGGAAAGGGCCGCCCCACTCCCAAGCGCCGCGAGGCCCAAGGCCGCCGCCGCTCGCCGGTGACGGCCCCCACCAACCGCAAAGAGGCCTACCGGCAGGCGCGCGAGCGTCAGACCGCCGAGCGCGCCCGCGCCCGCGAGGGCATGCTGCGGGGTGACGACCGCTACCTTCCCGTGCGCGACCGGGGTCAGGCCCGCAAGTTCGCCCGCGACTGGGTCGACTCCCGGCGCACCGTGAGCCAGTACTTCCTCCCCGTCTCGCTGCTCCTGCTGGTCGTCCTGTGGACGATCCCGATGCTCGGCGGGCAGACGGGCATGCTGCTCTACTCCTACGCCATCACGATCCTGTGGCCCGCGATGATCGTCGTGGTGGCCCTGAGCGGGTTCTGGGTGGCGCGGCGCGTCAAGAAGGAGGCGGGCGAGAAGTTCCCCGGCGAGAGCCTCAAGGGCGTCGGCTTCTACGCCGCCATGCGCGCGATGCAGATCCGCCGGCTGCGCTTCCCGCCGCCGACGCTGCTCCCGGGCGGCAGGCCGGTCCCGCCGAAGAAGTGA
- a CDS encoding PspA/IM30 family protein has product MIFKSKANKALDKMEDPRETLDYSYQRQLELLQKVRRGVADVATSRKRVELQINQIQQQANKLEDQGRKALSVGREDLAREALSRRSALQTQIADLQVQHNNLQGEEEKLTLASQRLQTKVDSFRHRKETIKATYTAAEAQTRINEAFSGISEEMGDVGLAIQRAEDKTAQMQARAGAIDELLASGALDDFSGQRGDDIQAELDRMGGGRDVELELARMKAELGQGPAPRDAIESGPQGQQQAAPQQAPSQHTQQYRQPGEGL; this is encoded by the coding sequence ATGATCTTCAAGTCCAAGGCGAACAAAGCCTTGGACAAGATGGAGGATCCGCGCGAGACCCTCGACTACTCCTATCAGCGGCAGCTTGAGCTTCTGCAGAAGGTTCGCCGGGGCGTGGCCGACGTCGCCACCTCGCGCAAGCGGGTGGAGCTGCAGATCAACCAGATCCAGCAGCAGGCGAACAAGCTGGAGGACCAGGGCCGCAAGGCGCTGAGCGTCGGCCGTGAGGACCTGGCCCGCGAGGCGCTGAGCCGCCGGTCCGCGCTGCAGACCCAGATCGCCGACCTGCAGGTGCAGCACAACAACCTTCAGGGCGAGGAGGAGAAGCTCACCCTCGCGAGCCAGCGCCTCCAGACCAAGGTCGACTCCTTCCGTCACCGGAAGGAGACCATCAAGGCGACCTACACCGCCGCCGAGGCGCAGACGCGCATCAACGAGGCGTTCTCCGGCATCTCCGAGGAGATGGGCGACGTGGGTCTGGCGATCCAGCGCGCCGAGGACAAGACCGCCCAGATGCAGGCCCGCGCCGGTGCGATCGACGAGCTGCTGGCCAGCGGCGCCCTGGACGACTTCAGCGGCCAGCGCGGCGACGACATCCAGGCCGAGCTCGACCGCATGGGCGGCGGCAGGGACGTGGAGCTGGAGCTCGCCCGCATGAAGGCCGAGCTGGGCCAGGGCCCGGCGCCGCGCGACGCGATCGAGTCCGGCCCGCAGGGCCAGCAGCAGGCCGCCCCGCAGCAGGCTCCCTCGCAGCACACCCAGCAGTACCGCCAGCCGGGGGAGGGCCTGTGA
- the pspAA gene encoding PspA-associated protein PspAA, producing MIVRIMGEGQVQIAEGDIDVLNALDTELEAAIETDDESEFRSKLHALLDKVRQLGKPLPDDALEPSELILPPSDASIDEVRGMLGDSGLIPG from the coding sequence GTGATCGTCCGCATCATGGGGGAGGGGCAGGTCCAGATCGCCGAGGGCGACATCGACGTGCTCAACGCCCTGGACACCGAGCTGGAAGCGGCCATCGAGACCGATGACGAGTCCGAGTTCCGCTCCAAGCTCCACGCCCTGCTGGACAAGGTGCGCCAGCTCGGCAAGCCGCTCCCTGACGACGCGCTGGAGCCGTCCGAGCTGATTTTGCCTCCTTCTGACGCTTCGATCGATGAAGTGAGAGGAATGCTGGGGGATTCGGGCCTCATCCCGGGATAG
- the htpX gene encoding zinc metalloprotease HtpX, translated as MTQTRYAPDRGLTVRMVVTMFLLGLLYVAFVGALIAVGVRAIVVLVLAGGLLLVQYFLSDRIALFAMHGREVSPQEAPELHGVIDRLSAISNTPKPRVAIADSDVPNAFATGRDQKHAVVCVTTGLLRRLDPLELEGVIAHEMSHVAHRDVAVMTIASFLGVVAGLMTRFALYSGLGRDRGNNNGPPIGLIIMLVSLIVYAISFLLTRALSRYRELSADRAGALLTQRPSALASALVKVTGDMARIPTRDLREAQPFNAFFFAPALSGRGAGASLATLFATHPPLERRLDQLSRISAQLGRGA; from the coding sequence ATGACTCAAACCCGGTACGCCCCCGACCGGGGACTGACCGTGCGCATGGTCGTCACCATGTTCCTGCTCGGCCTGCTCTACGTCGCCTTCGTGGGCGCGCTGATCGCCGTGGGGGTCCGGGCGATCGTCGTCCTCGTTCTCGCCGGTGGCCTCCTGCTGGTCCAGTACTTCCTGTCCGACAGGATCGCGTTGTTCGCGATGCACGGCAGGGAGGTCTCTCCGCAGGAGGCACCGGAGCTGCACGGCGTGATCGACCGGCTGAGCGCGATCTCCAACACGCCGAAGCCGCGGGTGGCCATCGCCGACAGCGACGTGCCGAACGCCTTCGCCACCGGCCGCGACCAGAAACACGCGGTGGTCTGCGTCACCACCGGCCTGCTGCGGCGGCTCGACCCTCTGGAACTGGAGGGCGTCATCGCCCACGAGATGTCGCACGTGGCGCACCGCGACGTCGCCGTGATGACCATCGCCTCGTTCCTCGGCGTCGTCGCCGGCCTGATGACCCGCTTCGCGCTCTACAGCGGCCTCGGCCGCGACCGGGGCAACAACAACGGCCCTCCCATCGGGCTCATCATCATGCTCGTCTCGCTGATCGTCTACGCGATCAGCTTCCTGCTCACCCGCGCGCTGTCGCGCTACCGCGAGCTGTCGGCCGACCGGGCGGGCGCCCTGCTCACCCAGCGCCCCTCCGCCCTGGCCAGCGCCCTGGTCAAGGTCACCGGCGACATGGCGCGCATCCCGACCCGCGACCTGCGCGAGGCCCAGCCCTTCAACGCGTTCTTCTTCGCCCCGGCCCTGTCCGGCAGGGGCGCCGGCGCGAGCCTGGCCACCCTGTTCGCCACCCACCCGCCGCTGGAGCGCCGCCTGGACCAGCTCAGCCGCATCTCCGCCCAGCTCGGACGGGGAGCCTGA
- the pspAB gene encoding PspA-associated protein PspAB: MRWLDALLGRSRPVKPDLDALFALPSAAVTLQAATGFTPTGTGSVCFRAAEGGAFATLQQDIRALLGESEVEQTQDSYGYTWLVARRSPDDLSTLVTDLHGINSSLEGAGFGPSLLCSMADFADGPGRRLALVYLYKQGTFYPFAPLTGRRRDNALELEVRAAVSGDLKMEPDLSRWFPLWGAPGL, from the coding sequence GTGAGGTGGCTGGACGCGCTGCTCGGCCGCAGCAGACCCGTCAAGCCGGACCTGGACGCGCTGTTCGCGCTGCCGTCCGCCGCGGTGACCCTGCAGGCGGCCACCGGCTTCACGCCCACGGGCACCGGCTCGGTGTGCTTCCGCGCCGCCGAGGGCGGCGCCTTCGCCACCCTCCAGCAGGACATCCGCGCCCTGCTCGGCGAGTCCGAGGTCGAGCAGACCCAGGACTCCTACGGCTACACCTGGCTGGTCGCGCGCCGGAGTCCCGACGACCTCTCCACGCTGGTCACCGACCTGCACGGCATCAACTCCTCGCTGGAGGGCGCGGGCTTCGGCCCGTCCCTGCTGTGCTCGATGGCCGACTTCGCCGACGGGCCGGGACGCCGCCTGGCTCTGGTCTACCTCTACAAGCAGGGCACCTTCTACCCGTTCGCCCCGCTGACCGGCCGGCGCAGGGACAACGCCCTGGAGCTGGAGGTGCGCGCCGCCGTGTCCGGCGATCTGAAGATGGAGCCCGACCTCTCCCGCTGGTTCCCCCTCTGGGGCGCCCCGGGCCTCTGA